The Salvia miltiorrhiza cultivar Shanhuang (shh) chromosome 2, IMPLAD_Smil_shh, whole genome shotgun sequence DNA window AGTCTCGATGAGGGGCTTGTGTAATGCAATCGTGAGCTGCTATCAACGACTTCTTCAAGATTATTTCAATGATGACTTAGTGTATAGCCCCATCTTTTTCAAACGTCATTTTCGGATGTAGAAGGAGATTTTTTTGTGCATCTTCGGATGTAGAAGGAGATTTTTTTGTGCATCGTTGATGGTTCTCAATGCTCCTAACTTAGTCTTGTACTAATTATCAAGACTTTTATACTTaagaaatgaaaagaaaatgatGGAAGCATTTTATGTGAGGGCCCGTTACaaagaaaaattaataatagtaataatccCATTGgggattaaaaattaaaacaagaagCCAAAAGTTGAAACAAACGGCAAAAACCAGACCACTAACCCAACCAATACTAGGAACGAAACATGGGATTCGATTTTAGCCTACTGTATTCTTTCTCTCcaaatgaaattttaataaaattaagtcAATGGGAAAAATTCATTCGTCTACGCAGGCTTCAACTTCTTGTATAAATAGCCCCCTCACTGCATAGCAGCCTCTCATCAAACAACACAAACACTAAGCAAAACCTCATCTTCAATTTCTACTTTACTAAGCAATTAAAATTACTCTCACAACTTCGATCAAGAAACATTTATCTGAGATGTCGGCCACTGCGGGTCAAGTCATCAAGTGTAAAGGTATGATCTTTGCTCTTTCATTTCTTCATCCATCACAAAATAAATCAGATGTAAAGATGCGAGCTTTGATGCTTTTCAAGtataaattttgtgtttttggcTTCAAGAAACTATAATGAACTAAAGGGccgtgtatttatttaattcaatacatttgtgtatgtgtgtgtgtgaagctGCTGTTGCATGGGAGGCCGGAAAGCCTCTGGTGATTGAAGAGGTGGAGGTGGCGCCGCCGCAGAAAATGGAAGTCCGGATTAAGATTCTCTACACCTCACTTTGCCACACCGATGTCTACTTCTGGGAAGCCAAGGTAACTCAGATTCAACCACCCTCTCTCTCGTTCtctcgttctctctctctctctctcatatgtTGTTGAGTAATATTATTTCAGGCTCAAGATTCAGTCTTTCCCCGCATTCTGGGACATGAAGCATCAGGGTATGTCCAAATTCCTAATCAGTTGTTGATCTTGATAATTTCTTGAATTTGGAAGCAACTTTTTTTGACTGAAAGTAAAAATGGTGTTTGTAGGATTGTGGAGAGCGTGGGAGAGGGCGTGACGGAGGTGGCGGCGGGCGATCACGTGCTCCCCGTGTTCACCGGAGAATGCGGCGAATGTGCTCACTGCAAATCCACGGAGAGCAACATGTGCAGCCTCCTGAGGATCAACACAGAGAGGGGAGTGATGATCGGTGATCAGAAATCAAGATTCTCCATCAATGGGAAGCCTATTTACCATTTTCTTGGCACATCCACATTTAGTGAGTACACTGTGCTTCACGTTGGCTGCGTCGCCAAGATCAACCCTCTCGCCCCTCTCGACAAAGTTTGTGTTCTCAGCTGCGGAATCTCCACAGGTATGTGTTTTGCTTCAATCTTGATGCACAATGTGAAGAGATGAAGTGATTTTTGCAATTAATTTCTTGTGTTTTTAGGCCTTGGTGCTACGTTGAATGTTGCCAAACCATTTAAGGGCTCCTCAGTTGCTGTTTTTGGACTCGGAGCAGTTGGCCTTGGTGTATGTTTTCTgagttttttattaaaattgactTCTAATGAGCCTTTAAAAGGGAGGAAAATGCCAAAAATTTGACAtcttttttgtgattttttagGCTGCAGAAGGAGCAAGACTGGCTGGTGCTTCGAGAGTGATTGGCGTGGACTTGAACACTGCTAGGTTTGAAGAAGGTGTGCTAGTGCTATTGCTACCATATATGTTAAGCTGCAATTAATGTTGCTGAAAATGAAGTGTAATTTAATCTAATAAGCTCAACATTTGTGCAGCAAAAAAATTTGGTGTGACTGAGTTTGTGAACCCAAAAGACTACAGCAAGCCAGTCCAAGAGGTGATAGCTGAGATGACTGACGGAGGGGTGGATCGGAGCGTTGAGTGCACCGGAAACATCAACGCCATGATCTCAGCGTTTGAATGTGTTCATGATGTGAGTTGTTTATACATATGTCCAAGTCCAACACCCtttgatttatatgatgatatGATTAATGTAATGCTATTAGGGATGGGGAGTGGCTGTTCTTGTTGGCGTGCCTCACAAGGACGCTGTGTTCAAGACTCATCCGGTCAACTTCTTGAACGAGAGGACTCTTAAAGGAACCTTCTTCGGCAACTACAAACCTCGCTCTGATCTTCCATCAGTTGTCGAGATGTACATGAACAAGGTTCGTCTTCaatcttcaatcttcaatcttcaatcatcaCTCAGTGTGAATATATGGCTTTTGTTGGTGCAGGAACTGGAAGTGGAGAAGTTCATAACACACACGGTGCCGTTTGCAGAGATCAACAAGGCGTTTGAGCTGATGCTCAAAGGGGAGGGGCTTCGTTGTGTTATTCGAATGGAGTGATCACACTACTCATACAACTTCCATCTTTAAATATTGTTGCCTATCTTCATTATCTATGTATCTTTGTTTTTCTCTCTTGCTGGGCTTGTATCATGTGGATAATAACATAAATAATATTTCCAGATTGATGATGCTGTTTTTCTACCTTTTTTGTCTGATATGTTCAAGTTTCAATGTAACAATATTCGATCTAACATATACAAATTCCGTGTAAAGATAAACAAGAGCTCGCATTTCGATAATAGCTGTGGCAACCACGATTGATACAACTGTAAGGAGGTGGGAAAGATAATGtgtaattttactttttactttttattcatATAAAGGTAAATAAATACTGGTATATGTTTTTCAATACAAATAGCGagtttcatatatttttataaaggtaggtataatttatttttactatatcaaATCAGATACTCATTTATgcatactttttcttttttatacgTCTACAAATCCATACACACTTTATTTTTGGACGCTATCTCACACATGATTTTCATAATTTAACTTGCACTATTTACCCACAATCTACTTAACAATATCCTTAGGGCatgtttgatattggctaatacactgtattaacTAATTTAGTATAGATCAatctagtgtttggtattatttagtatGTGAAATCTTTTCTCTATTATAAATACTtcaaacaactttttattaaaacatgtgccttgttcaactatatatatttctgaaagatggagagaatattttttttaccattGACCCTTAACATAAATATAACCAATATTATCATCTCCATCTAAAAATGCCAATATTGTTAGGTGATACTCAAGTTAAAACAATTAGATAGGTGATACTCGAATTAAAACAATTAGGTTGAAATTATTGAATATCACATTTTAAATAGAAAGAAAGTAAACCAAATCCTATGATATATAATTGATGATTTTCATTGGTCGCCCAAATCTAAAATATATACTAGAACAAATTTTAGTCAGTTCTCCACCCAACATCCCTGGTATTTTCTTCTCATTCAAACAACGTTGGACAGTCAGCTAACAGGGGCATTAATTTTGGAAGGCCATCCCAATTAAATTCTAATAATGATTATGAAATCGTAATTGAATGGAGCACCCTAACTTTTCGAATATAAAGCAGATAGCACTTCAAAATGTTGACGACCTAAGTAAGCTACGAAATGAAATGTGAGACAATGTACACAACAATTTATACAATTGAGCATTCAGCTTAGAGAAAAGATAATTCTATACTAGACTAGTAAGTAGTAAATCATAAATATACAGCAGCTCCATTTAGGTAAATGATTCACAAAGCAAATGACTACACAAAACTTGTCAGCTCCCCTATTCTTTCCTATGTGTAGCAGTCGCACATATATATACCTAGGAAAAAGGCGTTTCTTCATTTCTTGCCCATCTTCGATTTCAACTTGCGACAGAAACAACTCAAATATCGTTGCCATCTGCCAAAACCTTGAGCTCAGGTGACCACCGGCTTCATTTTTCAAGCTTGAACTAGTTTTGCCAATAATACCATATCTAAGATCTTGACGTCTAGTGTGTCGTCAACCTTCACAATTCCATCAGTGCCATCAATACCAATTAGCTTCCCAGTGGCCCCACGGTGGACACCTCCCATGATCTTAATCTTGTCTGCCTTCCTTGGTGGCACTACGTCAATTTCGTTGGGAAGGGCAGTGACCACATCACCATTACCACTTGATCCAAGAGCTATCTTAGACGAGCCATCCTAGAAGATAACAGAAACAGAACCATCAGTAAACACAAGCAGGCAAACAAACAAACAGAAGATATTTAGCATCTTTTGTGTCATTTTTTTTGTCGTGACCCATGTACAAGTGAAGGAATATTATCATGTCCTCGTGCAGATGTCAACTATACATATATTCCGGAGATAACAAAATCTAAGAATGCATAGCTAATGCAAGCTAAATAATGAAAGAATAGATACCGGAAGCACTTCTCGAATAACTCCTGGAGTAGTGTCTTCACCAGGCCTACGAACATTGACCAAAATATCAGGCAGGAACCAAGGCCCTTCATTGTCTGCACCTGCAATCAAGCAGTTCCATAAATTGTAACATAAAACACAATTACAAAAACTTAATAAATAAGCAAAAACTTatgcatgagagagagagagagagataacaaCAGACCTACAACAGGTGACATCATATCCAAGCCACCACTTCCAGGTGTCATCGGTTGCCCACCAGGTGTCCCTGGTAAATATGCAGAACTTGGTGTCATAGGAGGTTGCCCACCAGGAGTAGAGGGCAAGTATGGACTTGGAGCATTTGCTGAAAAATGAGAACAATTTCAAGTCAAAATAGAAGTCCTACAAATGTGTATGATTGTAAAATGATGAGAGTAATATTGAATCACCATAAGCAGATCCGCTATCTCTTGGTGTGCCTGCCTCATTGTAATTGTTACTTGGGGTATTTGTCCAACCAGAACCAGGTGTAGGTGCTTCGTATGCTCGTGAAGGTGGACTTCCTGGCTGATAATATTAAAGAATTATTACACCATGAGAGAGTAGCAAGTGGGATTGAGAGAACATTAAAATGCACCAAGATACCTGATATTGGGGACTAGTGCCCCAAGAACCAGGATTTCCATCTTCCCAATTGTCCCTGACATTTCACCATTCCAGTTCCATTAACATCAAATTGAGAGCAAGGACAATTCAAATTATTAAGCAAGTAGATGAAAACTTTGCATGTATAATTTCCTTGAAAGACCATACTCATTTTAAAGCATAAGCCCAAATCTTTTTAATCAGGGTTTACACAGGTTATAGCAAGCCCAACATACAGTTTCAGATTTTCCAATAGAGCATACCATTAGCTAAAAAGCTTTAATCAAGGTTTAGACTCCACAATAGATTTAGATTTCCAATAAGATGCATTACTAAAACCCTCATGAGAGAAAACAATTCTTATTTCTTGATGGGAGCAATAAAACTAGTTGCATTCCAAACTTCACAAATGAATACTTTGATATAGATGCATCTTCTTTCAGGAAGAGTACCTTGGTGGACTCATCGGTGTATAAGGATTCCATGCTCGGTCACGCATAGGTGTCCTCATACCATCATGGTAAGGAGTTACTGCACAAGAATTACAAAGAGCAGAAGACATCAGCTGACAACCACACTAAAGTTGCAATAAGGACCAAAAAATGAACTATCATATAACATACCTCCAGAGTCCCTCATAGGGGTCATATAGGGAtgcagaggagtgcgagaaggaTGCATTGGGGTCTCACTGCCCATACCATATCTGGTAGTTTCCCTGGTGAGAGAGCAAATCCAAGTTTAAAATCTAAGGACCTAAAAAATTCAAAGATCTACAAAATCCAAAGCGTTCCACACTTACCTGAATGGCGTAACATTGACATTATCTGAAATATGACTACGATCAACTGCAAAAGGCCAAGGTCACCATCAAGCACTATGAtgtaaagtaaaaaaaaagaaaaaaggtcaGAGGAAAACCATTTTCCAAAAGGGAAACTTGCCTGCAACAACCTTCATCTGCGATTCTAATTCAATGCGAACTGTGGAACCTTTGACATCTTTAACACGTCCCTTGCAACCTTTATAATGTCCAAGGCGAATTTTCACAGTGGCTCCAATTAAAGCATCATGACCTCTTCCACCTCCTCTTCCTCCAACTGTGCAATCAAAATTATCAACTCATGAGAAGTGTGGAATAAACTTTATCACGAAAACTGTGGCCTAAATAAATAAGTGACCATCAACAGGAAAAGACTTAACACGTGAAAAATGTGATTTTGAGACAACCACGTTGATTTTATCAGCTTTGCACCTTAAAAGTACCACGGGTGATAATCACAACACAGGAAAGCCGACAGAGTCTGATAGTTTAACATTTATGCAAAGATTACTTACAATTGTTATAACCACTATGACCACCTCTAGGTGGTCTCATGGGAGAGGGGGGGACACGTTGTGGAGTTCTCAGCTGGGAAAATCTTGATGTCAAGGAATTACCCTGCATAAAGGCATTGTCAAATAGATGCAACCAAGCAAATGAGCAAACAGCATGTCAAAAGGAAACTTGAGAAGACTGTTAAGATCCATACATTCCTTTCACCATTTGCCCGTGATCCACCAACCATCATACAAGACTCAGATTTTACGCAAATAAAGCCAGCATGTTCGAGGTGATGTCGATCATAAATAAACAGAACTCCTTTGTAGATATGTTCAACTGGACCTTGTTTTCCCTGGAATGTAGCAAAACAGTTCAGGAGTAAGAAAAATCAAACATCCTCAAGTAACAATAAATTAAGTTGAAGACGACGTACCCTACACGGACCATCAAGAATTTTAACAACGTCTTTCACAGACAGTGTATTCTTGAACCTATCTTTAGCAAAAATCTTCTTGTCCACCTTGTATTTAATCTCTCTTAACCTCACGAGAGCAACATCAGGTCTCTCTGGAACACCCTTAAGAACCTGAATTGCAGCCAATACAAGTTAGGAACAATGAACCAATAGTTTTCAGTTTTCACTAACTTCTTGTTTTGGGAGATTCACCTGAAAAGCTTCACTCTCCACTCGTATAATCACACCAAAACTATTATCACTGCACAAAATTATTCTCAATGAGCGAAACCTAGAAAG harbors:
- the LOC131011754 gene encoding alcohol dehydrogenase 3 isoform X2; the protein is MSATAGQVIKCKAAVAWEAGKPLVIEEVEVAPPQKMEVRIKILYTSLCHTDVYFWEAKAQDSVFPRILGHEASGIVESVGEGVTEVAAGDHVLPVFTGECGECAHCKSTESNMCSLLRINTERGVMIGDQKSRFSINGKPIYHFLGTSTFSEYTVLHVGCVAKINPLAPLDKVCVLSCGISTGLGATLNVAKPFKGSSVAVFGLGAVGLGAAEGARLAGASRVIGVDLNTARFEEAKKFGVTEFVNPKDYSKPVQEVIAEMTDGGVDRSVECTGNINAMISAFECVHDGWGVAVLVGVPHKDAVFKTHPVNFLNERTLKGTFFGNYKPRSDLPSVVEMYMNKELEVEKFITHTVPFAEINKAFELMLKGEGLRCVIRME
- the LOC131011754 gene encoding alcohol dehydrogenase 3 isoform X1, giving the protein MSATAGQVIKCKAAVAWEAGKPLVIEEVEVAPPQKMEVRIKILYTSLCHTDVYFWEAKAQDSVFPRILGHEASGIVESVGEGVTEVAAGDHVLPVFTGECGECAHCKSTESNMCSLLRINTERGVMIGDQKSRFSINGKPIYHFLGTSTFSEYTVLHVGCVAKINPLAPLDKVCVLSCGISTGLGATLNVAKPFKGSSVAVFGLGAVGLGAAEGARLAGASRVIGVDLNTARFEEAKKFGVTEFVNPKDYSKPVQEVIAEMTDGGVDRSVECTGNINAMISAFECVHDGWGVAVLVGVPHKDAVFKTHPVNFLNERTLKGTFFGNYKPRSDLPSVVEMYMNKVRLQSSIFNLQSSLSVNIWLLLVQELEVEKFITHTVPFAEINKAFELMLKGEGLRCVIRME